In Treponema vincentii, a single window of DNA contains:
- a CDS encoding ABC transporter permease subunit: MKLIIPHAVKNFSALFDMLDHNYVFIGKNLSLSNVQIFFHIVLPNLKYQIGCIWIICFARVLGEFGACMMLAGITGMKTETLTTAIFLNMTTGDFEAAADCSFPIERYRQFANRNERLRYGNFYCSTQCAAHTSTAFENTFSVSLLK; the protein is encoded by the coding sequence TTGAAATTGATAATCCCCCATGCCGTTAAAAACTTTTCCGCACTTTTTGATATGCTCGATCATAATTATGTTTTTATCGGAAAAAATCTCAGCTTATCCAATGTACAGATATTTTTTCATATTGTGCTTCCAAACCTCAAATATCAGATAGGGTGCATCTGGATAATATGCTTTGCACGAGTGTTGGGAGAATTCGGCGCTTGTATGATGCTGGCCGGAATTACCGGTATGAAAACGGAAACGCTTACCACCGCTATTTTTCTCAATATGACTACCGGCGACTTTGAAGCAGCGGCGGATTGTTCCTTTCCCATTGAGCGATATCGCCAGTTTGCAAATCGGAACGAACGACTACGATACGGCAATTTTTATTGCAGTACTCAATGCGCTGCACACACCTCTACCGCTTTTGAAAACACATTTTCCGTAAGCCTTTTGAAATAG
- a CDS encoding aminotransferase class V-fold PLP-dependent enzyme: MIYFDNSATTLHKPDSVADAVYDAIASQQFANPGRAAHKTAHAALASLYKTRVAVARIFHITDPLQVALCQNATTALNLVFKSLFGAGDHLITTALEHNSVLRPLYQLESQGAELSIVGFDLETGELDYTAMEAQIRSNTKAIIVTACSNVIGAVPDMQRIYGLCRKNGLTLIIDASQSAGTMPMDISQYEQTIVCFTGHKGLYGPQGTGGIIVNGDFAFKPVFSGGSGIHSFDKTHPATMPDVFEAGTMNVPSFAGLTAGCAYIEQLGQENAAAYLAKLRAYFFKLAADLPFITLYAPNVQNAGPVIGLNIGTVPSAEVSRLLDERYGIATRPGAPLRSACAPEL, translated from the coding sequence ATGATTTATTTTGATAATAGCGCGACAACGCTCCATAAGCCCGACAGTGTTGCAGATGCAGTGTATGACGCGATTGCCTCTCAGCAGTTTGCAAATCCGGGACGTGCTGCGCATAAAACCGCCCATGCGGCGCTCGCCTCTTTGTATAAAACCCGTGTTGCCGTTGCCCGTATCTTCCATATAACAGATCCGCTGCAAGTTGCACTGTGCCAAAATGCAACGACAGCCTTGAATCTCGTGTTCAAAAGTTTGTTCGGAGCAGGCGATCATCTCATTACCACTGCGCTTGAACATAACTCGGTCTTGCGTCCGCTCTATCAGCTGGAAAGTCAAGGGGCGGAGCTGTCGATTGTCGGCTTTGATCTTGAAACAGGCGAGCTTGACTATACGGCAATGGAAGCGCAGATACGGAGCAATACCAAGGCGATTATTGTTACCGCCTGCTCCAATGTTATCGGCGCCGTTCCCGATATGCAGCGAATTTACGGCTTATGCAGAAAGAATGGATTGACGCTGATTATCGATGCCTCCCAAAGCGCCGGTACCATGCCGATGGATATTTCGCAGTATGAACAAACCATTGTCTGCTTTACCGGTCACAAGGGATTATATGGTCCGCAGGGTACCGGCGGCATCATAGTGAACGGTGACTTTGCTTTTAAGCCGGTGTTTTCCGGCGGCAGCGGCATTCATTCTTTTGACAAAACACACCCCGCGACAATGCCCGATGTCTTTGAAGCCGGTACCATGAATGTGCCTTCCTTTGCGGGACTGACGGCAGGATGTGCATATATCGAACAGCTTGGACAAGAGAACGCCGCTGCGTATTTAGCAAAGCTGCGCGCATACTTTTTCAAGCTCGCCGCAGACCTTCCGTTTATCACGCTCTATGCACCGAACGTACAAAATGCCGGTCCTGTTATCGGGCTGAACATTGGAACCGTGCCGTCTGCGGAAGTGAGCCGCCTCCTTGATGAGCGGTACGGCATTGCAACCCGTCCGGGTGCCCCACTGCGCTCCGCTTGTGCACCGGAGCTATAA
- a CDS encoding DUF3343 domain-containing protein — MQNEVFCVISFDSTHQAIAAEMAVTGLSGARLIPLPPEISEGCGMALRVNREDAEKAVDLLKTSGAAYQDVYLLTVQGSDRTAVKMSGK, encoded by the coding sequence ATGCAGAACGAAGTATTTTGCGTTATTTCATTTGATAGTACTCATCAGGCAATCGCAGCGGAAATGGCAGTGACCGGTCTCTCCGGCGCCCGCCTGATCCCGCTCCCTCCGGAAATTTCAGAAGGCTGCGGGATGGCGCTGCGGGTCAACCGTGAAGATGCGGAAAAAGCGGTTGACTTATTAAAAACAAGCGGAGCCGCGTATCAGGATGTGTATCTGCTCACCGTCCAAGGCTCGGACAGAACCGCAGTGAAGATGTCTGGGAAATAG
- the yedF gene encoding sulfurtransferase-like selenium metabolism protein YedF encodes MIEVNAMGKACPIPVIMTKKVLRENTAGENILIRVDNEIATQNLTKMAGQLNIKASVTKLNDAEYTVLYDFQGCEACAILNDTSVLEQGADEYVVVINSDKMGTGDEGFGTKLLENFVYALTEQDRIPKMVVMYNSGVRLATENEKTVNDLKTLQEKGTEVLACGLCLDFYGLKEKLQVGSATNMYRITEIMRTNKVVKP; translated from the coding sequence ATGATTGAAGTAAATGCGATGGGCAAAGCGTGTCCCATTCCCGTCATTATGACGAAAAAAGTATTGCGCGAAAACACTGCAGGGGAAAACATCCTGATACGGGTGGATAACGAAATTGCGACCCAGAATCTGACCAAGATGGCAGGGCAGCTGAATATCAAAGCAAGCGTTACCAAGCTGAACGATGCGGAATACACCGTACTCTACGACTTTCAAGGCTGCGAGGCTTGTGCTATTTTGAACGACACAAGCGTGTTGGAACAAGGCGCTGACGAATATGTTGTGGTGATCAATTCCGACAAGATGGGCACCGGCGATGAAGGTTTCGGCACAAAGCTGTTGGAGAACTTTGTGTATGCGCTGACCGAACAGGATCGAATCCCTAAAATGGTGGTGATGTATAACTCCGGTGTCCGCCTTGCAACCGAGAACGAAAAAACCGTCAATGATTTAAAAACCTTGCAGGAAAAGGGGACGGAAGTGCTTGCGTGTGGGCTGTGTTTGGATTTCTACGGCTTAAAAGAGAAACTGCAAGTCGGTTCGGCTACCAATATGTACCGTATTACGGAAATTATGCGTACCAATAAGGTCGTAAAGCCCTAA
- the selD gene encoding selenide, water dikinase SelD, protein MENYNKSASGQGDALFVCGGCNAKIGAGVLSALLKTLPKTSHEGLLVGFDSSDDAAVIQLTPDIAVIQTLDFFPPMVTDPILFGQIAAANALSDVYAMGGEPVCAMNIVCYPEEATRDNAYAALQSILTGGAEKVKEAGAALVGGHSIHDPKIKYGLSVMGTIHPERIWRNNTPQAGDVLFLTKKLGIGIITTAYSAGEVSRAAFDEAAASMTYLNKYAAEILRNFTVHACTDVTGFGLGGHLSEMTGTDFTARLDASHIPYIETAYQAAGEFLLTAGGQRNRNFAQGKIHFGIKDFALEEIIFDPQTSGGLLFAVSPAEAEKIKPAFAEAGISLFQIGAIESRADYPIVVS, encoded by the coding sequence ATGGAAAATTATAATAAATCCGCGAGCGGACAGGGCGATGCGCTTTTTGTCTGCGGCGGATGCAATGCAAAAATCGGTGCAGGGGTTTTGAGCGCCTTACTGAAAACACTCCCCAAGACTTCACACGAAGGCTTATTGGTCGGCTTCGACAGCTCCGATGATGCGGCCGTTATTCAGCTGACACCCGATATAGCAGTCATCCAGACCCTTGATTTTTTCCCGCCGATGGTAACCGATCCTATCCTTTTCGGGCAGATTGCAGCAGCAAATGCTCTCAGTGATGTGTACGCGATGGGTGGAGAGCCGGTATGTGCAATGAACATTGTCTGCTATCCTGAGGAAGCAACCCGCGATAATGCATACGCAGCGCTGCAAAGCATTCTAACCGGCGGCGCGGAAAAGGTGAAAGAAGCAGGGGCGGCACTCGTTGGCGGGCACTCCATCCACGACCCCAAAATAAAATACGGACTTTCCGTGATGGGAACGATACACCCTGAGCGCATTTGGCGAAACAACACCCCGCAGGCGGGAGATGTGTTATTTTTAACCAAAAAACTGGGGATCGGGATTATCACCACCGCGTACAGCGCAGGAGAAGTCTCCCGCGCCGCCTTTGACGAAGCGGCTGCCTCAATGACCTACCTCAATAAATACGCAGCCGAAATTCTCCGGAACTTTACCGTTCATGCCTGCACTGATGTAACCGGTTTCGGCTTGGGCGGACATCTTTCGGAAATGACCGGTACGGATTTTACCGCCCGCCTTGACGCAAGCCATATTCCCTATATCGAGACAGCGTATCAGGCAGCCGGTGAATTTTTGCTTACCGCCGGCGGACAGCGGAACCGGAACTTTGCTCAAGGGAAAATTCACTTCGGCATAAAAGATTTTGCACTTGAAGAAATTATCTTTGACCCGCAAACCTCAGGCGGTTTACTTTTTGCCGTCAGCCCTGCCGAAGCGGAAAAAATCAAACCGGCCTTTGCCGAGGCAGGCATCAGCCTATTCCAAATCGGCGCCATCGAATCTCGCGCGGATTATCCGATTGTGGTGAGTTGA
- the uvrB gene encoding excinuclease ABC subunit UvrB, whose amino-acid sequence MKQFKLIADYQPSGDQGDAIRQLADGILAGDRFQTLKGVTGSGKTFTMANIIQAVQKPTLIISHNKTLAAQLYREFKGFFPENAVEYFVSYYDYYQPEAYVPARDLYIEKDASINDEIDRLRLSATFSLMERRDVIVVSTVSCIYGLGLPESWRDLRITIEKGQTVDPGKLKKQLISLQYERNDAVLERGRFRVKGDVMEIFPAYMEEAYRIEFDWEEIVRIRRFSPLTGEVSQEYEELSIYPAKHFVMPENAIPNAIERIKQELDARLETLKAQGKLFEAERLKTRTEYDIEMLSEMGHCPGIENYSAPIANRKPGEPPATLFHYFPKDFLLFMDESHVTFPQIGAMYEGDRSRKQNLVDFGFRLPCALDNRPLKINEFETMLNQAVFVSATPGPKELQYSTRVVEQLIRPTGLLDPLIEIHPSEGQMEHIYGEVRKRIAKDERSLILTLTKKMAEDLTDYLTGLGLKVKYIHSEVETIERVEILKGLRAGEFDVLIGINLLREGIDLPEVSFIGILDADKIGFLRSTTSLVQIVGRAARNANGSVVMYADRISDAMKETIEETTRRRSIQQAYNDEHGITPKTIKKSIEDILVRETEIKKEAARAETEPLVNSFNILNPADRKKLIKKLEAQMAEYADMLLFEEAAVVRDKIEEIKRLGSF is encoded by the coding sequence ATGAAACAGTTTAAACTGATAGCGGATTATCAGCCTTCGGGCGACCAAGGGGATGCGATACGGCAGCTTGCGGACGGCATACTTGCGGGTGACCGGTTCCAAACGCTCAAAGGTGTTACCGGTTCGGGCAAGACTTTTACGATGGCGAACATTATTCAAGCGGTGCAGAAACCGACGCTGATTATCAGCCACAACAAGACGCTTGCGGCGCAGCTCTACCGTGAGTTCAAAGGCTTTTTCCCAGAAAATGCCGTCGAATACTTTGTTTCATACTATGATTACTACCAGCCGGAGGCTTATGTCCCGGCGCGAGACCTCTATATCGAAAAAGACGCTTCTATCAACGATGAGATAGACCGACTCCGGCTTTCGGCAACATTCAGTTTGATGGAGCGGCGGGATGTTATCGTTGTGTCAACAGTGTCGTGCATTTACGGCTTGGGCTTACCCGAATCGTGGCGCGATTTACGCATCACCATAGAAAAAGGGCAGACCGTTGATCCCGGTAAACTCAAAAAACAGCTGATCAGTCTGCAATACGAGCGCAATGATGCGGTGTTAGAGCGTGGTCGGTTCCGTGTGAAGGGCGATGTGATGGAAATATTCCCTGCGTATATGGAAGAAGCCTACCGCATCGAGTTTGACTGGGAAGAGATTGTGCGTATCCGCCGCTTTAGCCCGCTGACCGGCGAGGTGAGCCAAGAATACGAAGAGCTTTCGATTTATCCTGCAAAGCACTTTGTTATGCCGGAAAATGCTATTCCCAATGCTATCGAACGGATTAAGCAGGAGCTTGATGCACGTTTGGAAACGCTCAAGGCGCAGGGAAAGCTCTTTGAGGCTGAACGGCTGAAAACCCGTACCGAATACGATATCGAAATGCTCTCCGAGATGGGGCATTGCCCGGGCATAGAAAACTACTCTGCGCCGATCGCAAACCGCAAGCCGGGCGAGCCTCCTGCAACGCTTTTTCATTACTTTCCCAAAGACTTCCTCCTTTTTATGGATGAAAGCCACGTAACCTTTCCGCAGATCGGCGCTATGTACGAAGGCGACCGCAGCCGCAAGCAGAACCTTGTAGACTTCGGCTTCCGGCTTCCCTGCGCGCTGGATAACCGCCCGCTTAAAATCAATGAGTTTGAAACAATGCTCAATCAGGCTGTCTTTGTTTCCGCAACACCCGGCCCCAAAGAATTGCAATATTCTACCCGCGTTGTTGAGCAGCTCATCCGCCCGACCGGTCTGTTAGACCCGCTCATCGAAATTCATCCGAGCGAGGGGCAGATGGAGCATATCTACGGCGAGGTGAGAAAGCGTATCGCAAAGGATGAGCGGAGTCTTATCCTCACCCTCACCAAGAAGATGGCGGAAGACCTTACCGACTACCTCACCGGTCTGGGCTTAAAGGTAAAGTACATTCACAGCGAGGTGGAAACCATCGAGCGGGTAGAAATCCTCAAAGGCTTGAGGGCGGGTGAGTTCGATGTGCTTATCGGGATTAACCTCCTGCGGGAAGGTATCGACCTGCCGGAAGTGTCGTTTATCGGCATCCTCGACGCGGATAAAATCGGCTTTTTGCGGTCAACCACCAGCCTCGTACAGATTGTCGGGCGGGCGGCGCGTAATGCCAACGGCAGCGTGGTGATGTATGCCGACCGTATCAGCGACGCGATGAAGGAAACAATAGAAGAAACCACCCGCCGCCGTTCAATTCAGCAAGCCTACAACGATGAGCACGGCATTACGCCTAAAACCATAAAAAAATCGATTGAAGATATTTTGGTACGCGAAACGGAAATCAAAAAAGAAGCCGCCCGCGCCGAAACCGAGCCGCTGGTCAACAGCTTCAATATTCTGAACCCCGCCGACCGCAAAAAGCTTATCAAAAAGCTCGAAGCGCAGATGGCTGAATATGCCGATATGTTGTTGTTTGAAGAGGCGGCGGTGGTGAGGGATAAGATCGAAGAGATTAAACGCCTCGGGAGCTTTTGA
- a CDS encoding ATP-dependent Clp protease proteolytic subunit: MNTFYNAEETSKEKTSDSANDQLMQKFLNTRQIILSGEVNKELAEKVIRQLLILESDSASKPIYVYIDSPGGDVDAGFAIFDMIRFIKPPVYTIGMGLVASAGALILLAAPKNYRLGLPNSHYLIHQPLSGIKGVATDIEIHAKEIEKIRTKINALIAEETGKDVAEVAKDTDRDYWLSADEAVNYGLILQVIKTRSDLPKK; the protein is encoded by the coding sequence ATGAATACTTTTTATAACGCGGAAGAAACATCAAAGGAAAAAACAAGCGATAGCGCAAATGATCAGCTGATGCAGAAGTTCTTGAATACCCGTCAAATTATCTTGTCGGGTGAAGTGAATAAAGAGCTGGCGGAAAAGGTTATCCGTCAGCTTTTGATACTCGAATCCGATTCCGCTTCAAAACCGATTTATGTGTATATCGATTCTCCGGGCGGAGATGTTGATGCCGGTTTTGCGATTTTTGATATGATTCGGTTCATTAAGCCGCCGGTTTATACGATCGGAATGGGATTGGTAGCCAGTGCAGGTGCGCTTATTCTTTTAGCGGCGCCGAAAAACTATCGGCTTGGGTTGCCGAATAGTCACTACCTCATCCATCAGCCGTTATCCGGCATCAAAGGGGTCGCAACGGATATCGAAATCCATGCAAAAGAAATCGAAAAAATCCGCACAAAAATTAATGCGCTTATCGCCGAAGAAACCGGTAAGGACGTAGCTGAGGTTGCTAAAGATACCGATCGCGACTATTGGCTTTCGGCAGACGAAGCGGTGAATTACGGGCTCATCTTACAGGTCATTAAAACCCGCAGTGACCTTCCAAAAAAATAA
- a CDS encoding thymidine kinase codes for MQLEPAQEQINAWFKNLGFPSLLMHEPKAHFDFTTASRRILVVGPMGSGKTEYAGHVWRDAQVARTKSGAVQKLTSGANSQKDLFDPASGIGSADRRYTFFARYSLDKERFPDYPEDALAYRGGYQRCGEHIATVGNSFALERLLQENPHIGTWIIDEAAFYDERLAYVIKKESDRRGLVFVMPTLLLNFRGEIFNATARLLVETATEIYPFSAYCEHPDCLQNGYNTYRYYIVNGVECPALYFDPLIIIGGDRKKEDPFEPNYCTRCDQHHFLPGKQYTFFTLKPLGIEASRGNMQPLMQELAAIQDNMEHSILFNTFKTEYLDCANPSPERINALRVPCIAERALIFLFAEQNLLSADQMRTLVKELHLNKEYLDKRLSDNKRPLVWN; via the coding sequence ATGCAATTGGAACCCGCACAAGAACAGATTAATGCATGGTTTAAAAACCTTGGCTTTCCTTCTTTATTGATGCATGAGCCGAAAGCTCATTTTGACTTTACTACTGCCTCTCGCCGTATCCTGGTGGTAGGGCCGATGGGGTCGGGAAAAACCGAATATGCGGGACACGTATGGAGAGATGCACAAGTCGCCCGTACCAAAAGCGGCGCCGTGCAAAAGCTGACCAGCGGAGCAAATTCTCAAAAAGATTTGTTTGACCCTGCAAGCGGTATCGGCTCGGCGGATAGGCGATATACTTTTTTTGCACGCTACAGCCTCGATAAAGAGCGTTTTCCCGACTATCCTGAGGATGCGCTTGCCTACCGCGGCGGCTACCAGCGGTGCGGGGAACATATTGCGACAGTCGGCAATTCGTTTGCGCTTGAAAGACTATTACAGGAAAATCCGCATATCGGTACCTGGATTATCGATGAGGCAGCATTTTATGACGAACGGCTCGCATACGTGATTAAAAAAGAAAGCGACCGCCGCGGCCTTGTGTTTGTGATGCCGACCTTGCTGCTAAACTTCCGCGGCGAAATTTTCAATGCAACAGCGCGGCTGCTGGTAGAAACGGCAACGGAAATATATCCGTTCTCCGCTTATTGCGAACATCCAGACTGTCTGCAAAATGGCTACAATACCTATCGATACTACATTGTAAACGGCGTTGAATGCCCCGCGCTCTATTTTGATCCGCTGATTATCATCGGGGGAGACCGCAAAAAAGAAGACCCTTTTGAACCGAATTACTGTACCCGCTGCGATCAGCACCATTTTTTACCCGGTAAGCAGTACACGTTCTTTACGTTAAAGCCGCTTGGAATAGAAGCAAGCAGAGGAAATATGCAGCCGCTTATGCAGGAACTTGCGGCAATTCAAGATAATATGGAGCATTCCATATTATTTAATACGTTTAAGACTGAATATCTCGATTGCGCCAATCCTTCGCCTGAACGGATCAATGCGCTCCGTGTTCCCTGCATCGCAGAACGGGCGCTCATCTTCCTTTTTGCCGAACAGAATCTACTCTCCGCCGATCAAATGCGCACATTGGTAAAAGAGCTGCACTTAAATAAGGAGTATCTTGATAAGCGGCTATCCGATAACAAACGACCGCTTGTGTGGAACTGA